The following proteins are encoded in a genomic region of Salvelinus namaycush isolate Seneca chromosome 12, SaNama_1.0, whole genome shotgun sequence:
- the dlb gene encoding delta-like protein B codes for MASLPFRCVLALVVMQVVSSSGVFELKVHSFNTAHRICRRHRDCHIFFRICLKHSEDVIHAEPPCTFGTGHTNVIRADQTSISSSAPIRIPFHFKWPGTFSLIIEAWNAETPTEYTDNQNNLVSRLATRRRLAIGEDWSQDVHFGEQSELRYSYHVFCDEYYFGDSCAEYCRPRDDTLGHYTCDEEGNKHCLEGWKGNYCSDPICSADCSERHGYCEAPGDCKCRMGWQGPSCNECVRYPGCLHGTCGQPWQCDCKEGWGGLFCDQDLNYCTNHRPCANDATCTNTGQGSYTCTCRSGYSGTNCELETNECDSNPCKNGGSCNDLENDYSCTCPQGFYGKNCEIIAMTCADGPCFNGGTCIETLTGGYTCRCPPTYTGSNCEKKLDRCSNSPCLNGGECLDLGQSVLCRCRSGFTGANCQINIDDCASVPCQNAGTCQDSVDDYTCSCTLGYAGKNCSVRSDACGRGASAQPCQNGGTCFTHFTGPVCQCPTGFMGPSCEFTLQLSFQPASRLTNKPSSATLTASCILALFALGLAAGIVVLRRHRLRSRKQLSDTAVFNDLETVINHFPSEREAFLGPSGLFKISNSDPRLSLASLVSLSPPDDRTGRGLGGEHHSLSPVQDYLWRGESGAGLR; via the exons ATGGCCTCACTACCTTTTAGATGTGTCTTGGCTTTGGTTGTAATGCAAGTG GTATCGTCCTCTGGTGTGTTCGAGCTGAAAGTCCATTCGTTCAACACTGCCCACCGCATATGCAGAAGGCATAGAGACTGCCACATATTTTTCCGAATTTGTCTAAAACACTCGGAGGACGTTATCCATGCGGAGCCACCATGCACGTTTGGAACGGGACACACCAACGTCATCCGCGCAGATCAGACCTCGATTTCCAGCAGCGCTCCAATTAGAATACCGTTCCATTTCAAGTGGCCG GGAACATTTTCGCTGATAATTGAAGCATGGAACGCAGAAACCCCTACAGAATACACAG ACAACCAAAACAACCTTGTCAGCCGCTTGGCaaccagaagaagactggccatCGGCGAGGACTGGTCTCAAGACGTCCACTTCGGAGAGCAGAGCGAGCTGCGCTACTCCTACCACGTATTCTGTGACGAGTACTACTTTGGCGATAGCTGCGCGGAGTACTGCAGACCCCGCGACGACACTTTGGGCCACTACACCTGTGACGAGGAGGGGAACAAACACTGTCTGGAGGGCTGGAAGGGCAACTACTGTTCTGATC ccatctGCTCGGCGGACTGCAGCGAGAGGCACGGCTACTGCGAGGCCCCTGGGGACTGCAAGTGCAGGATGGGCTGGCAGGGGCCCTCATGCAATGAGTGTGTGCGTTACCCAGGCTGCCTCCATGGCACCTGCGGCCAGCCATGGCAGTGTGACTGCAAGGAGGGTTGGGGCGGCCTCTTCTGTGACCAGGACCTCAACTACTGCACCAACCACCGGCCATGTGCCAACGATGCCACCTGCACCAACACAGGCCAGGGCAGCTACACCTGTACCTGCCGCTCGGGCTACAGCGGCACCAACTGTGAGCTGGAGACCAACGAGTGTGACAGCAACCCCTGCAAGAACGGAGGCAGCTGCAAT GACCTGGAAAACGACTACTCGTGCACCTGCCCCCAGGGCTTCTATGGGAAGAACTGTGAGATCATTGCCATGACGTGTGCCGACGGGCCTTGCTTCAACGGGGGTACCTGCATTGAGACGCTAACGGGGGGCTATACCTGCCGTTGCCCTCCCACATACACCGGCTCCAACTGCGAGAAGAAACTGGACCGCTGCAGCAACAGCCCATGTCTGAATG GTGGTGAGTGTCTAGACCTGGGTCAGAGCGTGCTATGCCGCTGCCGCTCCGGGTTTACCGGTGCCAACTGCCAGATCAACATCGACGACTGTGCCTCAGTACCCTGCCAGAATGCTGGCACCTGCCAGGACAGCGTGGACGACTACACATGCTCGTGCACATTGGGCTACGCCGGCAAGAACTGCAGTGTGCGTTCGGACGCCTGTGGCCGCGGTGCCAGCGCCCAGCCCTGCCAGAATGGCGGCACCTGCTTCACCCACTTCACGGGTCCTGTGTGTCAGTGTCCGACAGGTTTCATGGGACCTAGCTGTGAGTTCACGCTGCAGCTCAGCTTCCAGCCTGCATCCCGACTGACAAATAAGCCTTCCTCCGCCACCCTCACCGCCTCTTGCATCCTGGCGTTATTTGCCCTTGGCCTAGCGGCGGGCATCGTGGTGCTGCGGCGGCACCGGCTGCGTAGTAGGAAGCAACTGAGCGACACAGCGGTGTTTAACGACCTGGAGACGGTGATCAACCATTTCCCCAGCGAGAGAGAGGCTTTCCTGGGGCCCAGTGGCCTGTTCAAGATCAGCAATAGCGACCCGCGCCTCAGCTTGGCATCGCTTGTATCGCTGAGCCCCCCAGACGACAGGACAGGCCGGGGACTTGGGGGGGAGCACCATTCTCTCTCCCCTGTACAGGACTACCTCTGGAGGGGGGAGAGTGGGGCTGGGCTAAGATGA
- the LOC120056474 gene encoding protein phosphatase 1 regulatory subunit 14A-like produces MAANRVGRTHTDEVHSSDLGTSPEHGGNLQKRQARVTVKYNRKELQRRLDVEKWIDDCLNELYLGKEEDVPDEVNIDDLIDLPSNGERVKKLQEILQTCSNNTETFIGELLVKLEGLHKQEELATEGIEHPSLCNHPQHRHEPYHFNDPHCPHTHTHQTL; encoded by the exons ATGGCTGCCAACAGGGTCGGAAGGACGCACACAGATGAAGTCCACTCGTCAGATTTGGGAACGTCTCCGGAACACGGAGGCAACCTTCAGAAGAGACAAGCTCGAGTTACTGTGAAATACAACAGAAAAGAGCTGCAGAGACGACTAGACGTGGAGAAATGGATAGATGACTGTTTGAACGAGCTGTACTTGGGCAAG gAGGAAGACGTGCCAGACGAGGTAAACATTGATGACCTGATAGATCTGCCTAGCAATGGGGAGCGAGTGAAAAAGTTACAG GAGATCCTTCAGACATGCAGCAACAACACTGAG ACCTTCATCGGCGAGCTGTTGGTCAAGCTGGAAGGCCTTCACAAGCAAGAGGAGCTGGCTACAGAGGGCATCGAACACCCCTCCCTTTGCAACCACCCCCAGCACCGCCATGAGCCGTACCACTTCAACGACCCCCACTgcccccacacccacacccaccagACCCTCTGA